A genomic segment from Candidatus Omnitrophota bacterium encodes:
- the atpC gene encoding ATP synthase F1 subunit epsilon: MAATYPLQIVTHEETVYSGEVESLIAPGALGYLGILAHHAPLLTPLTEGTITIRDAQEETKTYWVKGGILEVANSEAVILAENIGGVG, encoded by the coding sequence ATGGCTGCGACGTATCCTTTGCAAATCGTAACGCACGAAGAAACCGTATACTCCGGCGAAGTGGAATCGCTCATTGCGCCGGGAGCGCTGGGCTATTTGGGCATCCTCGCCCATCACGCCCCCCTATTGACGCCGCTGACGGAAGGAACCATAACCATCCGCGACGCCCAAGAAGAGACGAAGACGTACTGGGTGAAAGGCGGCATCCTCGAAGTCGCCAACAGCGAAGCGGTGATCCTCGCCGAAAATATCGGCGGAGTAGGATAA
- the atpD gene encoding F0F1 ATP synthase subunit beta, whose product MSNIGRVRQIIGPTVDLEFDSDHLPNILNAIKIDVKEKNIHLTVEAAQHIGNNLVRCVAMASTDGLVRGMEAVDTGNPISVPVGDQCLGRMFNLLGEPIDQRGDIPHPEQRHPIHRPAPSLEEQVPVAAQFETGIKVIDLLAPYSRGGKVGLFGGAGVGKTVIIMELIRNIAAEHGGVSVFGGVGERTREGNDLWLEMNESGVIARTALVFGQMNEPPGARQRVGLSALTMAEYFRDERGQDVLLFIDNIFRFTQAGSEVSALLGRMPSAVGYQPTLGTEMGALQERITSTKKGSITSVQAIYVPADDLTDPAPATTFSHLDATTVLSRAISELGIYPAVDPLDSTSRIMDPRIVGDEHYNVAREVQQILQRYKDLQDIIAILGMDELSDEDKITVQRARKIQRFLSQPFFVAENFTGREGRYVKVKDTIESFKRLSSGEFDDLPEQAFYMCGGIEEAVDNAKKMAAA is encoded by the coding sequence ATGTCGAATATTGGACGCGTCCGGCAGATCATTGGTCCCACCGTAGACCTTGAGTTCGACTCCGATCATCTGCCCAACATTCTCAACGCTATTAAGATCGACGTCAAAGAGAAAAACATTCATCTTACAGTGGAAGCGGCCCAGCATATCGGAAACAATCTGGTTCGCTGCGTCGCTATGGCGTCCACGGATGGATTGGTCCGGGGCATGGAAGCAGTGGATACAGGCAATCCCATTTCCGTACCCGTGGGAGATCAATGCTTGGGACGCATGTTCAACTTGCTGGGCGAACCGATCGACCAAAGGGGCGACATTCCGCATCCCGAACAGCGCCATCCCATTCACCGCCCAGCTCCTTCCCTCGAAGAACAAGTTCCCGTGGCGGCGCAATTCGAAACGGGCATTAAAGTCATCGATCTGCTCGCTCCCTATTCGCGGGGCGGCAAGGTCGGGCTGTTCGGCGGCGCGGGCGTTGGCAAGACCGTCATCATCATGGAATTGATCCGCAACATCGCGGCGGAACACGGCGGCGTTTCTGTCTTCGGCGGCGTGGGCGAACGCACCCGCGAGGGAAACGACCTTTGGCTGGAAATGAACGAATCCGGAGTTATCGCCCGCACGGCTCTGGTCTTCGGCCAGATGAACGAGCCTCCCGGCGCCCGCCAGCGGGTTGGACTCTCCGCCTTGACGATGGCCGAATATTTCCGCGACGAACGAGGGCAGGACGTGTTGCTCTTCATCGACAATATCTTCCGTTTCACCCAGGCCGGTTCCGAGGTGTCCGCCCTGCTGGGACGCATGCCTTCCGCCGTCGGCTATCAACCAACATTGGGCACGGAAATGGGCGCCTTGCAGGAACGCATCACCTCGACGAAAAAGGGTTCGATTACTTCGGTGCAGGCCATCTACGTTCCCGCCGACGACTTAACCGACCCCGCTCCGGCGACCACCTTCTCCCACTTGGACGCCACCACGGTTCTTTCGCGGGCTATTTCCGAACTAGGCATCTACCCCGCCGTCGATCCCCTCGATTCCACGTCGCGCATCATGGACCCGCGCATCGTTGGCGACGAGCATTACAACGTCGCCCGCGAGGTGCAACAGATTTTGCAGCGCTACAAAGACCTTCAAGATATCATTGCGATTTTGGGCATGGACGAACTGAGCGACGAGGACAAGATCACGGTACAGCGGGCGCGCAAGATCCAACGCTTCCTGTCGCAGCCCTTCTTCGTCGCCGAAAACTTCACAGGCCGCGAAGGACGCTACGTCAAAGTGAAGGATACCATCGAGAGTTTCAAGCGCTTGTCGTCCGGCGAATTCGACGATCTGCCCGAACAGGCGTTCTATATGTGCGGCGGCATCGAAGAAGCGGTGGATAACGCCAAGAAAATGGCCGCCGCATAA
- the atpG gene encoding ATP synthase F1 subunit gamma, producing the protein MPSLKQLRRRIRTVDNTKLITRAMRSVAASKMRRTHERRARAKAYTERLQALIARVAGSVGGEGQPLMERRDREKRLLVVFSSDRGLCGAFNAVIIRHANDRLHSLPAGTGIYAVGKRAADFFRKHGAQIVGSHSDFRGNIDIPRILAIAKELQELFLRKEYDVIELIFNHAVTAMTYRPKMETLLPLNQEDLLRSLGEKAAGKPIDYIFEPDAQTVLAQLLPKYLETKVLFTFVNAFAAEHQARMMAMTTANDNCNELLDSLTLQLNKARQSSITKELLEIVSGAEALKG; encoded by the coding sequence ATGCCGTCTCTTAAGCAACTGCGCCGCCGCATCCGCACCGTCGACAATACGAAACTCATCACCCGCGCGATGCGTTCCGTCGCCGCCTCCAAGATGCGTCGCACCCACGAGCGGCGCGCCCGCGCTAAAGCCTACACGGAGCGCCTCCAAGCTCTGATCGCCAGGGTGGCGGGGAGCGTCGGCGGAGAGGGACAACCTTTGATGGAGCGCCGCGATAGAGAGAAGCGGCTTCTCGTCGTCTTCTCTTCCGACCGGGGTTTATGCGGCGCTTTCAATGCCGTCATCATCCGCCATGCGAACGACCGGCTTCATTCTCTTCCGGCGGGAACCGGGATTTACGCTGTCGGCAAGCGCGCCGCCGATTTTTTCCGCAAGCATGGCGCCCAAATCGTCGGAAGCCATAGCGATTTTCGCGGCAACATCGACATTCCCCGGATTCTCGCCATCGCCAAAGAACTTCAAGAACTGTTTCTGCGGAAAGAGTATGACGTCATCGAGTTGATTTTCAATCACGCCGTGACGGCGATGACCTACCGCCCCAAAATGGAAACGCTTCTGCCCTTGAATCAGGAAGACCTTTTGCGATCTCTAGGCGAAAAGGCGGCGGGCAAACCCATCGATTACATATTCGAGCCGGATGCCCAAACCGTCTTAGCGCAACTATTGCCAAAATACCTGGAAACGAAGGTTCTTTTCACCTTCGTCAACGCTTTTGCCGCCGAACATCAAGCGCGCATGATGGCCATGACCACCGCCAACGACAACTGCAACGAGCTGCTGGATTCGCTCACTCTGCAATTGAACAAGGCGCGGCAATCGTCCATCACCAAGGAACTTTTGGAAATCGTCAGCGGAGCGGAAGCGCTGAAAGGATAA
- the atpA gene encoding F0F1 ATP synthase subunit alpha, producing MALRPDEIASVLEKELASFETELKMDSVGTILRIGDGIAVIYGLEDAMAGELLEFPGGVMGMVLNLEENSVGAALFGSDRNIKEGDLVKRTGRISSVPVGEAMLGRVVSPIGEPLDGKGPIPTESFRNLETRAPGVIDRQPVKEPLMTGLKAIDSMIPIGRGQRELIIGDRGTGKTAVAIDAIINQRNTDVYCIYVAIGQKASSVAAVVEVLQRHGAMEYTTIVAATAEQPATLQYIAPYAGAAMGEEYRDKGKHVLCIYDDLSKHAASYRQLSLLLRRPPGREAYPGDVFYLHSRLLERAAKLSEKNGGGSLTALPIIETQAGDVSAYIPTNVISITDGQIYLEPDLFYAGIKPAINVGLSVSRVGGNAQTKAMKSVAGRLRLDLAQYRELAAFAQFGSDLDKATQAQLTRGERMTEILKQNQYHPLSLEEQVIIIFAGGRGFLDSLPLHKVKEFEERLFPYLEENAPEVIHNIRTDKVVSKEDAEKLAKQISAFKEKFFA from the coding sequence ATGGCTCTACGGCCTGATGAAATCGCGTCCGTTCTCGAAAAGGAACTGGCGTCGTTCGAGACCGAATTGAAAATGGATTCGGTGGGAACTATTCTCCGCATCGGAGACGGCATCGCCGTCATCTACGGACTCGAAGACGCAATGGCGGGGGAATTGTTGGAGTTCCCCGGCGGCGTCATGGGAATGGTCCTCAATCTGGAAGAGAATAGCGTAGGCGCCGCTTTGTTCGGTTCCGACCGCAACATTAAGGAAGGCGACTTGGTCAAACGGACCGGTCGGATCTCGTCCGTGCCCGTAGGCGAAGCGATGCTGGGCCGAGTCGTCAGCCCCATCGGCGAACCGCTCGACGGCAAAGGGCCGATCCCCACGGAAAGTTTCCGCAACCTGGAAACCCGCGCTCCCGGCGTCATCGACCGCCAGCCAGTCAAGGAACCCTTGATGACGGGATTGAAAGCCATCGATTCGATGATCCCCATCGGACGCGGCCAGCGCGAGTTGATTATCGGCGACCGCGGCACCGGCAAAACCGCCGTCGCCATCGACGCCATCATCAACCAGCGGAATACGGACGTTTATTGCATCTACGTCGCCATCGGCCAAAAAGCCTCCAGCGTCGCCGCCGTCGTGGAAGTGTTGCAGCGGCATGGGGCGATGGAATATACCACTATTGTCGCCGCTACGGCGGAGCAGCCCGCCACTCTGCAGTACATCGCTCCCTACGCGGGCGCGGCCATGGGCGAGGAATATCGCGACAAAGGCAAACACGTCCTGTGCATCTATGACGATCTTTCCAAACATGCGGCGTCTTATCGCCAATTGTCGCTGTTGTTGCGGCGTCCGCCGGGACGCGAGGCCTATCCGGGCGACGTCTTCTATCTCCATAGCCGTCTATTAGAGCGGGCGGCGAAACTGAGCGAGAAAAACGGCGGCGGCTCGCTGACGGCGTTGCCCATCATCGAAACGCAAGCGGGCGACGTGTCCGCCTACATTCCCACCAACGTCATATCCATCACGGACGGCCAAATTTACCTGGAGCCTGACCTTTTCTACGCCGGCATCAAACCGGCCATTAACGTCGGCCTTTCCGTCTCCCGCGTCGGCGGCAACGCCCAGACCAAGGCGATGAAATCCGTTGCTGGACGTTTGCGGCTAGACCTGGCGCAATACCGCGAACTGGCCGCCTTCGCCCAATTCGGCTCCGACCTCGACAAAGCGACGCAAGCGCAGCTGACGCGCGGCGAACGCATGACGGAAATCCTTAAACAGAATCAATACCATCCTCTTTCCCTCGAAGAGCAGGTGATTATCATCTTCGCGGGAGGACGCGGTTTTCTCGACAGCCTTCCTCTGCATAAAGTCAAGGAATTCGAGGAGCGTCTTTTCCCCTATCTCGAAGAAAATGCGCCCGAAGTGATTCATAATATCCGGACGGATAAAGTGGTTTCCAAAGAAGACGCGGAAAAGCTAGCGAAGCAAATCTCCGCCTTTAAGGAAAAATTTTTCGCTTAA
- the atpH gene encoding ATP synthase F1 subunit delta, whose translation MAIDPAVVKNYTHALLGVVKKEKIPLEASLEEALSLRRAIEENVKLGYFLEGPQFREADKHKFVNSVFSGQLSTVFFQFLHLLLKHNRIDHLHAILDHYEEMVEKEQGLTIGAVTTAVPLSEEQQRTMREKLETFCGKKFDLRFKVDAELIGGVKVQYGDTLMDTTISSYLNEIHRRLNQIRIAAQR comes from the coding sequence GTGGCTATCGATCCAGCCGTCGTCAAAAACTATACCCACGCACTTCTGGGAGTCGTCAAGAAGGAAAAAATCCCCCTGGAAGCCTCCTTGGAGGAAGCCTTATCGCTGAGACGGGCGATCGAGGAAAACGTGAAACTCGGCTATTTCCTCGAAGGACCGCAATTCCGGGAAGCCGACAAGCACAAGTTCGTCAATTCCGTTTTTAGCGGCCAGCTCTCGACGGTTTTCTTCCAATTTCTCCATCTCTTGCTCAAGCACAACCGCATCGACCATCTCCACGCCATCCTCGACCATTACGAGGAAATGGTGGAAAAAGAACAGGGCTTGACGATCGGCGCCGTTACCACGGCCGTTCCCCTTTCCGAGGAGCAGCAACGAACGATGCGGGAAAAATTGGAAACTTTTTGCGGAAAGAAATTCGATCTCCGCTTCAAGGTGGATGCCGAATTGATCGGCGGAGTGAAAGTGCAATACGGCGATACGTTGATGGATACGACCATTTCGTCTTATCTCAATGAAATTCACCGCCGCCTCAACCAAATACGGATCGCCGCGCAGCGATAA
- the atpF gene encoding F0F1 ATP synthase subunit B yields the protein MVLNDLYALIGLAAVAAEEGGSPLLAQIGASVLGFLAVFFILKKYAVGQILSIIDERRESIESGLKRAENLQKQAEASKQALDDRLAGIETEARAKMQELIAEGQRVSQKMQDDSRQQAAAMIEKAKENIQIETDKARVAIKKEIIDLTILAAEHLIKERLDEDKHKQLIGDFLERIERN from the coding sequence GTGGTCTTGAATGATCTCTATGCCTTGATCGGGCTGGCGGCGGTGGCGGCGGAAGAAGGCGGCTCGCCATTGCTGGCGCAGATCGGCGCGTCCGTGCTGGGTTTTCTCGCGGTATTTTTCATCTTGAAAAAGTACGCCGTCGGACAGATTCTCTCGATCATCGACGAACGCCGCGAATCGATCGAATCCGGTTTGAAGCGCGCCGAAAACCTGCAAAAGCAAGCCGAAGCCAGTAAGCAAGCCCTGGACGACCGGCTCGCCGGCATCGAAACGGAAGCGCGCGCTAAAATGCAGGAATTGATCGCCGAAGGCCAGCGCGTCTCCCAAAAAATGCAAGACGATTCCCGCCAGCAAGCCGCAGCGATGATCGAAAAGGCTAAAGAGAACATCCAGATCGAGACCGACAAAGCCCGAGTCGCCATAAAGAAAGAGATTATCGATCTCACCATCTTGGCCGCCGAACATCTCATCAAGGAGCGTCTCGACGAGGATAAGCACAAGCAATTGATTGGAGATTTTCTGGAACGCATCGAGAGGAACTGA
- the atpE gene encoding ATP synthase F0 subunit C: MDQVTSILLTPQGAYHIGIGLAAIGAGVGLGLAVSKAMDAIARQPEAAGKIQTAMIIGCALIEALAIYALISAGFSFLFK; encoded by the coding sequence ATGGATCAAGTAACCTCAATTTTGTTAACGCCCCAAGGCGCCTACCACATTGGAATCGGTCTGGCGGCCATCGGCGCCGGCGTGGGTCTCGGTCTGGCGGTGAGCAAGGCGATGGACGCCATCGCGCGGCAGCCGGAAGCGGCGGGCAAGATTCAAACGGCGATGATTATCGGTTGCGCCCTGATCGAAGCCTTGGCGATTTACGCCCTGATCTCGGCGGGTTTTTCCTTTTTGTTCAAATAA
- the atpB gene encoding F0F1 ATP synthase subunit A: MAAAENVHGAVAAHSGETAAAAHTSPELPNFIGALHESFPENAFLKFLYTFENQIFAFIVIGVIAYLFWAASQKRSLIPGRLQAVAEMLIESLLGLICSILGEKEGRKHFPFLASLFIFILGMNWFGLIPLMKSPTSHITITASLALCVFLYVQFNAVKGLGLKGFLYHLLGEPKDAIGWVMTPLFLPLHVLEELIKPVSLACRLYGNIFGEDTLLGVLMVMGVGCVVAFWSGAPFGIPFHFPFIFLALLVSVIQALVFTLLSTIYISMVMPHHEHHEEESKA, translated from the coding sequence ATGGCAGCAGCAGAGAATGTTCATGGCGCCGTCGCCGCTCATAGCGGCGAGACCGCAGCGGCGGCTCATACCTCTCCCGAACTTCCCAATTTTATCGGCGCGTTGCATGAATCGTTTCCCGAAAACGCTTTCCTAAAATTTCTTTATACTTTTGAGAATCAAATCTTCGCATTCATCGTGATCGGCGTAATCGCCTATCTCTTCTGGGCGGCGAGTCAAAAGCGTTCTCTTATCCCCGGACGGCTGCAAGCCGTTGCGGAAATGTTAATCGAATCGCTTCTAGGATTGATTTGCAGCATCCTCGGCGAAAAGGAAGGAAGAAAACACTTTCCATTCCTTGCTTCTCTCTTCATCTTCATTTTAGGAATGAATTGGTTCGGTTTGATCCCATTGATGAAATCTCCCACTTCGCATATCACGATCACCGCCTCCCTGGCCCTATGCGTGTTTCTTTACGTTCAATTCAACGCCGTGAAAGGATTGGGACTGAAGGGATTTCTCTATCATTTGCTAGGAGAGCCGAAAGACGCGATCGGTTGGGTGATGACGCCCTTGTTCCTGCCCTTGCACGTTCTGGAGGAATTGATTAAGCCCGTAAGTTTGGCTTGCCGTCTCTATGGCAATATTTTTGGGGAAGACACGCTGCTCGGCGTCCTGATGGTTATGGGCGTAGGCTGCGTCGTCGCGTTTTGGAGCGGCGCGCCGTTCGGCATTCCCTTTCACTTTCCCTTTATCTTTTTAGCCTTATTGGTAAGCGTCATCCAGGCGCTGGTTTTTACCCTGCTCTCTACAATATATATATCGATGGTCATGCCCCATCACGAGCATCATGAAGAGGAATCGAAAGCGTAA
- a CDS encoding AtpZ/AtpI family protein has translation MFIPIFMALYPIAFYLIGSWLDGKLGTEWLKIVFLLLGLFSAGRQVYFVIKGIMRDLGE, from the coding sequence ATGTTCATCCCCATTTTCATGGCCCTCTATCCCATCGCGTTTTATCTGATCGGTTCCTGGCTCGATGGAAAACTGGGAACGGAATGGCTAAAGATCGTCTTTTTGCTTTTAGGCTTGTTTTCCGCCGGACGCCAGGTTTATTTCGTTATTAAGGGAATCATGCGGGACTTGGGAGAGTAA
- a CDS encoding L-fucose/L-arabinose isomerase family protein: MAKTTFAVIVGNRDFFPDSLVSSGRKDILKLFQEMDVEPVILKEDETKLGAVETWENAKQCAELFKKRRDRIDGILITLPNFGDEKGVADAIKLSGLNVPILVQAYPDDLNEMNLEQRRDSFCGKISVCGNLRQYGFPFTLTAQHTVHPLTVSFKADLQRFIGVCRVVKGMRSARIGAIGTRPNAFNTVRFSEKLLQEAGITVSTIDLSDILSKAGRIGDGEARVKEKIREISNYADANGVPQESLARMAKLAIVLLDWIEQNDLNATAIQCWTSLQENFGVVPCVLMSMMSERLMPSACEVDITGAAAMYALQLASGKPSALVDWNNNYGGDPNKCVLFHCGNWAKSFLPGAVISKSDILAGFLGDEKTYGAIQGRTPAGPLTFARISTDDSFATIRAYTGEGHFTDDSLSTFGSRAVVEIPELQSLLRYICQYGFEHHAAINASHTSEILTEAFDRYLNWDVYRHS, from the coding sequence ATGGCGAAAACGACGTTTGCCGTCATTGTAGGAAACCGCGATTTTTTCCCCGATTCGCTTGTATCTTCGGGCCGGAAAGACATTCTGAAATTGTTCCAGGAAATGGATGTCGAGCCAGTCATTCTTAAGGAAGACGAAACGAAACTTGGGGCGGTGGAAACCTGGGAAAACGCTAAACAGTGCGCCGAACTCTTCAAAAAGAGACGGGATCGCATTGACGGCATTTTGATTACTCTACCCAATTTCGGCGATGAAAAGGGCGTCGCTGATGCGATAAAACTATCCGGACTCAACGTTCCTATTTTGGTGCAAGCCTATCCCGACGACTTGAACGAAATGAATCTCGAACAACGCCGGGATTCGTTCTGCGGGAAAATATCCGTCTGCGGCAACCTGCGCCAGTATGGCTTTCCCTTCACGCTGACGGCGCAGCATACCGTCCATCCCCTTACGGTAAGTTTCAAAGCCGACTTGCAGCGATTTATCGGCGTATGCCGCGTCGTGAAGGGAATGCGTTCGGCGCGGATCGGCGCCATCGGAACGCGGCCCAACGCCTTCAATACGGTGCGGTTCAGCGAAAAATTATTGCAAGAGGCGGGGATAACCGTATCGACCATCGATCTATCCGATATTTTAAGCAAAGCCGGCCGAATCGGCGACGGAGAAGCGCGAGTAAAGGAAAAAATCCGAGAGATATCGAACTACGCCGACGCCAACGGCGTTCCTCAAGAATCTCTGGCGCGGATGGCGAAGCTGGCCATTGTCCTATTGGATTGGATCGAGCAGAACGATTTGAACGCCACGGCTATTCAATGTTGGACGTCGCTGCAAGAAAACTTCGGCGTCGTTCCTTGCGTATTGATGAGTATGATGAGCGAACGTTTGATGCCCAGCGCCTGCGAAGTGGACATTACGGGCGCGGCGGCGATGTATGCGTTGCAGCTGGCGTCCGGCAAACCCAGCGCTTTAGTGGATTGGAACAACAACTACGGCGGCGATCCCAACAAGTGCGTACTCTTCCATTGCGGCAATTGGGCGAAGTCCTTCCTGCCCGGCGCAGTTATCTCCAAGTCGGACATCCTGGCCGGTTTCCTAGGCGACGAAAAAACGTATGGCGCGATTCAAGGGCGCACCCCCGCCGGTCCTCTGACTTTCGCCCGCATCAGTACCGACGATTCGTTCGCAACCATTCGCGCTTATACCGGCGAAGGCCATTTCACCGACGATTCCCTCAGCACGTTCGGAAGCCGGGCGGTGGTGGAGATACCCGAATTGCAAAGCCTTTTGCGCTATATCTGCCAATACGGCTTCGAGCATCACGCGGCGATTAACGCCTCGCATACGTCGGAGATTTTAACGGAAGCCTTCGACCGGTATTTGAATTGGGACGTTTATCGGCATAGTTGA
- a CDS encoding CGGC domain-containing protein, with protein MSDKKKKDYIVVVQCHIVKEHCSGYLCEKAFHERNGGFCGYSSEKEIRTLTLTCGGCCGRALHRKLSHLTRKIKKKEGVEKERIAVQLSSCITQDNFHAPPCPHLGYLKALIAKLGLDVYEDTYISVKAEERRRSGIYAIGKLPSPCGE; from the coding sequence ATGTCCGATAAGAAAAAGAAAGATTATATCGTCGTCGTTCAATGCCATATCGTCAAAGAGCATTGTTCCGGATATCTATGCGAGAAAGCGTTTCACGAACGCAACGGCGGTTTTTGCGGCTACTCCTCGGAAAAGGAAATCCGGACGCTGACCCTGACCTGCGGCGGCTGTTGCGGCAGGGCGTTGCATCGAAAACTGAGCCACCTGACGCGGAAGATCAAAAAGAAGGAAGGCGTCGAGAAAGAGCGGATCGCCGTGCAACTTTCTTCTTGCATTACGCAAGATAACTTTCACGCTCCGCCATGCCCCCATCTCGGCTACTTGAAAGCCCTCATCGCCAAACTGGGGCTGGATGTTTACGAAGACACCTACATCAGCGTCAAAGCGGAAGAACGAAGGCGGTCGGGGATATACGCTATCGGCAAACTGCCGTCTCCATGCGGGGAATGA